In Eleginops maclovinus isolate JMC-PN-2008 ecotype Puerto Natales chromosome 10, JC_Emac_rtc_rv5, whole genome shotgun sequence, the following proteins share a genomic window:
- the LOC134870301 gene encoding regulator of G-protein signaling 9-like yields MALSLRRLLKGGCTPGTMFASLSPKCHSAASTSSRIQPISPDQPSQAPPRRTGNFFQIKVDIPPECRIYPIESEDEEEESRVASRGGVGAKEIICPWESLTTQNGTG; encoded by the exons ATGGCTCTGTCCCTGCGTCGCCTGCTGAAGGGAGGATGCACCCCCGGCACCATGTTTGCCAGCCTGTCGCCCAAATGTCACTCAGCAGCCAGTACAAGTAGCCGCATTCAGCCCATCAGCCCGGACCAACCCAGCCAGGCTCCACCCAGACGGACTGGAAA TTTTTTCCAGATTAAAGTGGATATTCCCCCAGAGTGCCGAATCTACCCCATAGAGTctgaggacgaggaggaggagagcagggtGGCCTCTCGGGGGGGAGTGGGAGCCAAAGAGATCATCTGCCCCTGGGAGAGCCTCACTACACAGAATGGGACCGGCTAG